A window of the Tripterygium wilfordii isolate XIE 37 chromosome 12, ASM1340144v1, whole genome shotgun sequence genome harbors these coding sequences:
- the LOC120010935 gene encoding LRR receptor-like serine/threonine-protein kinase SIK1 isoform X2, producing MWLFMKAESKTHLADVKVLKDLKNSVEPSSMVTGSCLSSWDFSVDPCDHIFTSKFTCGFRCDQIIHGSSRITEITLDPAEYSGSLTSTNWNLPYLQTLDISCNLFSGVIPNSLSNLTALRRLCLSKNSLSGEIPVSLRSLLYLEELYLDNNHLSGSIPPIFDRLESLKRLEIQQNELSGQFIDLGSVKNLYYIDASDNQISGQLPSTLPESLVELSIRNNYLEGIIPESVFNLRFLQVLDLSHNLLCGPVPSVLFNHPSLEQLTLSHNNLTSIQVPGDMGFTSRLVALDLSFNQLRGLLPAFLAAMPRLSALSLEQNRFRGMIPAQYALKVAVSRVKTSTFKRLLLGGNYLFGPIPGPLAGLKPGSANVSLVDNCLYYCPDTLFFCQGGNQKKSVDCKRRI from the exons ATGT GGCTGTTTATGAAAGCAGAATCAAAAACTCACCTGGCAGATGTAAAAGTGCTCAAGGATCTGAAGAACAGTGTGGAGCCAAGTTCAATGGTGACTGGATCATGCCTGAGCTCATGGGACTTCTCAGTCGACCCATGTGACCATATATTCACCTCCAAGTTTACCTGTGGGTTCAGGTGTGACCAAATCATCCATGGTTCATCTCGAATCACCGAGATAACCCTCGACCCAGCAGAGTACTCGGGTTCACTCACTTCCACCAACTGGAACCTTCCATACCTTCAAACTCTGGACATCTCTTGCAACTTATTTTCAGGCGTGATCCCCAACTCACTTTCTAACCTCACTGCCCTACGACGACTCTGCCTTTCTAAGAACTCACTCTCTGGTGAAATCCCCGTCTCTCTCAGGTCTCTCCTTTACCTGGAAGAGCTCTATCTTGATAACAACCATTTGAGTGGTTCAATACCACCAATCTTTGATCGGCTTGAAAGCTTGAAAAGACTTGAAATCCAACAAAATGAGCTATCTGGTCAGTTTATTGATCTGGGTTCCGTAAAAAATCTGTACTACATTGATGCAAGTGATAACCAGATCTCTGGTCAACTTCCATCAACACTGCCTGAATCACTTGTTGAGCTCTCCATAAGAAACAACTACTTGGAGGGAATCATTCCGGAAAGTGTGTTCAACTTGAGATTCTTACAGGTATTGGATCTTAGTCACAACCTTCTTTGTGGTCCTGTTCCATCAGTTCTCTTTAACCACCCCTCCCTTGAGCAACTCACTCTCTCACACAACAACTTGACGAGTATTCAAGTACCAGGTGACATGGGTTTCACCAGCAGATTAGTAGCTCTTGATCTGAGCTTCAACCAGCTACGAGGTTTGCTTCCTGCTTTCTTGGCTGCAATGCCAAGGTTGTCTGCATTGTCTTTGGAACAGAACAGGTTTAGAGGGATGATACCCGCTCAATATGCTCTGAAAGTGGCTGTTTCCAGAGTCAAAACATCAACATTTAAGAGGCTGTTATTGGGAGGGAACTATTTGTTCGGGCCAATCCCGGGTCCTTTGGCGGGTCTGAAACCGGGTTCTGCAAATGTGAGCTTGGTTGATAATTGTTTGTATTACTGCCCTGATACGTTATTTTTTTGTCAAGGGGGGAATCAGAAGAAGTCAGTGGATTGTAAACGACGAATCTAA
- the LOC120010935 gene encoding uncharacterized protein LOC120010935 isoform X1, with the protein MGALAPVTSWTPEDDLLLKNAVEAGASLESLAKGAVQFSRKFTIRQLQERWHALLYDPVVSAEASFRMIELERSASVLPSKFNKAGNSKVNKSSSGKRKGESLCSSYYALRKRIQNESFGSMDLSFLGPPSSSNYIDGATDPLSGSCILGDPISNQFGFQESKLDVVHHAFPQILVEGDVTAENGVATHVFQTGLQIPVEGDCPMEQDTIQKELPAHSLYGADNSSMKHLSTYDQINGDPGNMCNEFEGKQVFNSSIPECDVSFQNLDFSSPLPEMPIWRTVEGISVAAITVDVDLKERDLHARETFSLVNNGDAKDTTTSGYTDIQTNSKLKQQMLCDESKSPSASTEVFLAELSNSLLDFTNDDELLFMDVDGKDGIDKSYYDGLSSLLLSSPADFDKNCMPHGTEPGVSVTSDCITNQPGACPGEFNGNQELRCGDNIVCNSEVQWPPSVSVSNTQFTDMIDGVICCMLNTEDPEIPCNDDVTFPKQLRSSVSAVARRNLVADNKTFASAKVLPSNQKTSGGPALMQRDLQNPSPSRPSSHISEAQLMSGGLHHLVGDRGVKFEVPNKDSTHVTTSCVANACGSSAQIPSANFSADTCLPAALKDETTEFAVPKHLDRRSIVSLMEKPALGSDSSTRYPQRHASDIKQELDETATTQNYEVSDANMGSVNVAATEHHAEPPKSDLEELPIESDVPYFSDVEAMILDLDLEPEDQDLYSNEEVSRYQHKDAKKAIIRLEQGVGSYMQRAIASHGALAILYGRHSKHYIKKPEVILGRATEDLTLDIDLGREGRANKISRRQATISLDKGGSFSLKNLGKCSIFVNGKEVVAGQSLGLSPSCLIEIRGMSFVFELNQSRVERYLDGIAKTNQAQEHQV; encoded by the exons ATGGGAGCTCTGGCTCCAGTGACGTCATGGACGCCGGAGGACGATCTTTTGTTGAAAAACGCTGTGGAG GCTGGTGCCTCCTTAGAATCTCTTGCTAAAGGTGCAGTGCAGTTTTCCCGAAAATTCACTATTAGGCAGCTGCAAGAACGATGGCATGCGCTTCTTTACGATCCTGTGGTTTCTGCAGAGGCTTCCTTTCGCATGATTGAGTTAGAGCGATCTGCTTCAGTGCTTCCATCAAAGTTCAACAAGGCAGGGAATTCAAAAGTAAACAAAAGTAGTTCTGGGAAGAGAAAAGGTGAAAGCCTCTGTAGTTCTTACTATGCTCTGCGGAAAAGAATCCAAAATGAGTCATTTGGTTCCATGGATCTTAGTTTTCTTGGCCCTCCTAGTAGTAGCAACTACATAGATGGTGCAACTGACCCTTTATCTGGAAGTTGCATACTGGGAGATCCCATTTCAAATCAATTTGGATTCCAGGAATCAAAATTGGATGTCGTGCATCATGCTTTTCCACAAATTTTGGTGGAGGGTGATGTTACTGCTGAGAATGGTGTTGCTACCCATGTTTTTCAAACAGGTCTTCAAATTCCTGTTGAAGGAGATTGTCCTATGGAGCAAGATACAATACAGAAAGAACTGCCAGCACACAGTCTGTATGGTGCTGATAATTCTAGTATGAAACATCTCTCAACATATGACCAAATAAACGGTGATCCAGGAAATATGTGCAATGAATTTGAAGGAAAACAGGTCTTTAATTCTTCCATTCCTGAGTGTGACGTATCTTTCCAGAACTTGGATTTTTCGTCTCCACTTCCTGAGATGCCAATCTGGAGAACAGTTGAAGGCATTTCTGTAGCAGCCATCACGGTAGATGTAGATCTAAAAGAGAGAGATTTGCACGCTAGGGAAACATTTTCACTTGTCAATAATGGTGATGCTAAGGACACAACCACATCAGGGTATACTGATATACAAACAAACTCCAAGTTGAAGCAGCAGATGCTGTGTGATGAATCTAAAAGTCCTAGTGCCAGCACAGAAGTTTTTCTTGCCGAGCTCTCCAACTCCCTTTTGGACTTTACTAATGATGATGAACTTCTTTTCATGGATGTTGATGGGAAGGATGGGATTGATAAGTCTTACTATGATGGTCTGAGCTCCCTTTTGTTGAGTTCACCGGcagattttgataaaaattgcaTGCCACATGGAACTGAACCCGGGGTATCAGTCACTTCGGACTGTATTACAAATCAACCTGGTGCATGTCCTGGGGAATTTAATGGCAACCAAGAGTTGCGATGTGGTGATAATATTGTTTGCAACTCAGAGGTTCAATGGCCACCCTCTGTATCAGTTTCAAACACACAGTTTACTGATATGATTGATGGAGTAATTTGCTGTATGTTAAATACTGAAGACCCTGAAATTCCATGCAATGATGATGTTACATTTCCAAAACAATTGCGTTCATCAGTTTCTGCTGTGGCACGACGAAATCTTGTAGCTGATAATAAAACGTTTGCATCAGCAAAGGTTTTGCCAAGCAATCAAAAAACTAGTGGAGGTCCAGCTTTGATGCAGAGAGATCTTCAAAATCCCAGTCCATCTCGTCCATCTTCGCATATTAGTGAAGCACAACTTATGTCAGGGGGATTACACCATCTAGTTGGTGATCGTGGGGTGAAATTTGAGGTGCCCAATAAGGACTCCACCCATGTTACAACCAGTTGTGTGGCCAATGCTTGTGGTAGTTCAGCTCAGATTCCTTCAGCTAATTTTAGTGCAGACACTTGCCTCCCTGCTGCTTTAAAGGATGAGACCACTGAATTTGCTGTGCCGAAGCATCTTGATAGAAGATCAATTGTTTCTCTTATGGAGAAGCCAGCTCTGGGATCAGATAGCTCTACAAGATATCCCCAGAGGCATGCCAGTGACATTAAACAAGAGCTTGATGAGACAGCAACAACCCAAAATTATGAAGTATCAGATGCGAATATGGGGTCTGTAAATGTGGCGGCCACAGAACACCATGCAGAACCTCCAAAATCAGATTTAGAGGAGCTGCCTATTGAAAGTGATGTACCCTATTTCTCAGATGTTGAGGCAATG ATactggatttggacttggaaCCAGAAGACCAAGATTTGTACTCTAACGAAGAAG TGTCAAGATATCAACACAAGGATGCTAAGAAGGCGATAATAAGACTGGAGCAGGGTGTTGGTTCGTATATGCAAAGAGCCATTGCATCACATGGAGCACTTGCCATTTTATATGGCCGGCATTCCAAGCATTATATCAAGAAACCTGAG GTTATACTTGGTAGAGCAACGGAAGATCTAACTCTTGACATTGACCTGGGAAGAGAAGGGCGTGCCAATAAAATATCGCGACGGCAG GCAACTATAAGCTTGGATAAAGGTGGATCTTTCAGTCTGAAAAATCTTGGCAAGTGTTCTATTTTCGTGAACGGCAAGGAAGTAGTTGCTGGGCAGAGTTTAGGCCTTAGCCCCAGTTGTTTAATTGAG ATAAGGGGAATGTCATTCGTATTTGAGCTGAACCAAAGTCGTGTGGAGAGGTATCTGGATGGCATCGCGAAGACGAATCAAGCCCAGGAGCACCAAGTTTGA